Genomic window (Thermoleophilia bacterium):
CACTCGGCGGCCTGCTCCACGGCCACCTCCACCTCGTCGTCGGCGTCAATGCCGCGGATGGTGGGTGGCGGCCATGCGTCCTCGATCGTCCGGTCGTCGGGCCCCGTTTCCGTCACGCCTAACTGGTTCAGCAGCAGGTCGCGCCCCTCCGGGCCGATGGCCAAGAAGAGGGTCACGGAGCAGTGTTCGGCGAGTGCCATGAGTAGGCGACCGGTTGTGGGGCGAATGGCCGACGGCGGCGCCACCAGAAGGGGGCGATCGTAGGTCAGCCTCTGCGCGGCCTCCGCCGTCAGACCGCGGAACCGTGCACGGCTCACCACTCCCCGCCGGTGCAGCAGTGCCCGGAGATCGGCAATCCCGGACTCCACGGGGGTCTGCGGGCGGTACGGATCGACACCGGCGTCGTCGAGCGCCTTCAGGTGCGCAATGAGTTGGTTGACGTCTGCGGTGCGGGTACGAAGTGCGCTGAGGATCGGTGGGAGGGAGGGGTCGGCGAGTGCGGCAATCACCTCAGCCCGTAGCTCGATGTCGTCGAGGGGGGTGGGTACCTCGGTCCTGCTCCCGACGTCACGCCACAGGCGCTCCATCGTGTCGACGGTTCCTCCGAGAATCGTTCCGCGCCGCGCCACTTCACCGGCCAGTACGCGGTGGCGTACCAGTGCGCTCGCGACGATGAGTCGTGAGCCGGTTTCGCCTCGCCACGTGTCGAGCATCGTGGTCCACAGGGTGGGGCCGTGCGCGGATGTCACAAGACGGAGAGCCATCGTGTGGAGTGTCGCGGATTTGCGGCGCGATCATTACGCCCGGGAGCGTTACGGGGATGGACGCTGCCACTCGGTGTCCACCGGTGCGGTTAGTGGGGGAGCCGTTCAGTGGGAATGGATGGCGGAAGGGCGGCGGCCATGCCCGTAGTGCCGAGCCACGATGCCATGCGGGCCCTCGTGGCCTCGCCCTCGGACAGCGCTGGAAGGGAGCCCGTGCACCGGCCACTCACCAGCACAGCGGCCATGGCAAGTCCCACGTCCGTTCCGGTTCCCCGGAACTCCTCGGTACTGACGCTGTGACGGGATGAGGAGGGTGGCCACGTCGGCCACGATGCCTCTGCCGATCGAGCTGGTGCCGCGTCGAGCGCCCATGGGGGAATGTCCCATGGGCGCTCGGGTGAGGCATGGTGTCTAGCGGCCGTTCAGCCAGCGGCGCACGTTGTTGCGAAGTGCGCGCCGCTCCCAGCCGTTCATGAAGTCGGCGTGCAGGCCGGCGGTGTCGCCTGACGACAGCCCGTACGTGTGGGCCTCCCCGTCCCCGGCCCAGAAGACCTCCATGGTGAGCTCGGGCACCGGGTAGCGGTGCGTGGTGGGGCAGGTCCGGCCGGTGCGGTAGGCCACGTGGGCCTGCGTCGGGCTGCTCACGGTCTTGCCGTCCCAGCAGTTGGGGAACCGCACCACGCCCACGATCCCCTCGTCCACATCGCAGTCGGGCGGCGTTGCCTCGAGCGGCATCCTGGGAGGGTCGTCCTCACAGCGCCAGCCGGCGTTCTCCTGAAGTGTGGTGGCCGACTTGTCGCCCGCGATGAGCGTGAAGCCGGCGGGGAACGCGCGTACCCGCTGGCCGCGAGGGGCCGAGTACCAGATGCGGGTCTCGTCGGGCTCGATGGCCGTGCCCGCGCTGTCGGCGGTCGGATCGGCCATGAGGGCGGGCACCCAGTACGCCGAGCCGTCGCGGCTCTGGAGGCAGGAGGTGGAGTTGCGGGTGGTGTTGGCGGCCACGAGACTCGCCGTCGTCGATCCGGCGTTGATGCTCTCGGCCCCGAAGAACTGGTGGTTGTGCCCGAAGGGGTTGGTTCCCGGCGACAGGATGGGGTCGAATACCCCCGATGTGACGAACTCGCAGTTCACCTGAAACGAGCGACCCCGCCGGATGCCGAACGGCGTACCGCCCTGGCCGCCGTCGCCACGGGGGTTGAAGTTGTCGTCGCCCGAGTTCTGGCCGCCACCCGGGACGAGCGTGGCACCCGTGCCGATGGTGTCCCCCTGCGGGGCGCGCTGCTGCGTCGGCGGGAACGGATTCTGGGCGCGGTGGCCAGCCTGCCCACCGCGGTCGTTATGGGCGAAGGCGGGCGCGGCCGCCAGTGCGCCAGCGCCGATGGTGAGTGCCATTAGTGAAACGGTGATTCGGTTGGACGTGCGGGACATGAGGGGCTCCTCGTCGTGGTGTGAGGAGTAGCCAACTCGTCCACTGTAAGCGAACTGTGTGGAGCAACTTGCCAATTCGCAAGGTTCCCGGAAAGCGTTCGTGAAGGGCTAGGCGCCCCACGGCCGGTCGTGGGTGATTCCCAGATTGAAGTAGCGCCACTCCATGGCGATGTCCGACACCCCGAAGTGCACGGCTGCGTGATCCACGTCGATCCCTCGTGCCGCCGTCGCCCGCACTGCGGCCTCGGGCATGAGGAGGGATGCGGCGAAGTTGTTGGCCTCGCGCTCGATCGCGGTGTCGATCTTGGCCGACATGTCGGCCTCCCGGCAGAGGATGGGCTCGGGGGCCGGTCCCGAGCCCTCGTTGCACTGGCACACCCAGTGGCCGATCTCATGCGCCAGGGTAAACCGCCGCCGCCCGTCGTTCTCGCGCGACTCGCGGGCGTTCAGGTACACACGCCGTTGGTCGGGAATGAGCAGGCCCGACACCTCCATCTCGTCGCGGTCGGTAACGAGGAGGCCCAGTAGATCGCTCGCGATCGAATCCACCGGCACCGGCCCCTCAGTCAGGGGGAAGCGCTCGGCGAATCGCACGAGTAGCGCCTCGGCCCGCGGGTCCGATTGGCGCCGCTGGTGTGGGGTC
Coding sequences:
- a CDS encoding DUF1996 domain-containing protein — its product is MSRTSNRITVSLMALTIGAGALAAAPAFAHNDRGGQAGHRAQNPFPPTQQRAPQGDTIGTGATLVPGGGQNSGDDNFNPRGDGGQGGTPFGIRRGRSFQVNCEFVTSGVFDPILSPGTNPFGHNHQFFGAESINAGSTTASLVAANTTRNSTSCLQSRDGSAYWVPALMADPTADSAGTAIEPDETRIWYSAPRGQRVRAFPAGFTLIAGDKSATTLQENAGWRCEDDPPRMPLEATPPDCDVDEGIVGVVRFPNCWDGKTVSSPTQAHVAYRTGRTCPTTHRYPVPELTMEVFWAGDGEAHTYGLSSGDTAGLHADFMNGWERRALRNNVRRWLNGR
- a CDS encoding ImmA/IrrE family metallo-endopeptidase, with translation MTPHQRRQSDPRAEALLVRFAERFPLTEGPVPVDSIASDLLGLLVTDRDEMEVSGLLIPDQRRVYLNARESRENDGRRRFTLAHEIGHWVCQCNEGSGPAPEPILCREADMSAKIDTAIEREANNFAASLLMPEAAVRATAARGIDVDHAAVHFGVSDIAMEWRYFNLGITHDRPWGA